From Vitis vinifera cultivar Pinot Noir 40024 chromosome 5, ASM3070453v1, the proteins below share one genomic window:
- the LOC100244144 gene encoding glutathione transferase GST 23 codes for MAGVKLLGFWASSFAYRVIWTLKLKGINYEYIEEDLRSKSQLLLHHNPVHKKVPVLLHGDRAVAESLVILEYIEETWPENPLLPTDAYERAMARFWINFGESKNATFFQFFKSAAGEEQEKAIKETVEILKIIEEQSLGDKKFFGGEAIGLVDIAFGWLAYWFEGIEEAVGTKLLNSTTFPRLQAWIQNFKQVPVIKENLPDRQKLWAHSKRFRESLIQ; via the exons ATGGCAGGAGTGAAGCTATTAGGGTTTTGGGCAAGCTCTTTTGCTTACAGGGTGATATGGACCCTAAAACTCAAGGGCATAAACTATGAGTATATTGAGGAAGACCTTCGTAGCAAGAGCCAGTTGTTGTTACACCACAATCCAGTTCACAAGAAGGTTCCGGTGCTTCTTCATGGTGACAGAGCAGTAGCCGAGTCCCTTGTAATCCTCGAATACATTGAAGAAACATGGCCGGAGAATCCACTGCTGCCGACAGATGCTTATGAGAGAGCCATGGCTCGGTTTTGGATCAATTTTGGAGAATCAAAG AATGCCactttttttcaattctttaaaTCTGCTGCTGGGGAAGAGCAAGAGAAGGCCATAAAAGAAACAGTGGAAATACTGAAAATCATAGAAGAGCAAAGCCTTGGGGATAAGAAGTTTTTCGGAGGGGAAGCTATAGGACTGGTGGACATAGCATTTGGTTGGCTGGCTTACTGGTTTGAGGGCATAGAAGAAGCCGTAGGCACAAAATTGCTGAATTCCACCACGTTCCCTCGATTGCAAGCATGGATTCAGAATTTTAAGCAGGTTCCAGTGATCAAAGAAAATCTTCCTGATCGTCAGAAATTGTGGGCACACTCGAAACGCTTTAGGGAGAGT